The sequence GGATGGCGATTCTTCAGCAAATTAAGGCATTGATTATTGGCAACCGCTGGCTTACCCGCGAACAGGTGGACGAAGGAATTGCCATGGTGCAATTTTATCCCGGACCGATTATGTACAATCTGGCCACGTACTGCTCGTATCGTCTCAAGGGCTTTGGCGGAGCGGCTTTGGCCACTTTCCTGTTTATTCTACCTTCCTATCTTTTAATTCTATCTCTCTCATGGCTTTACTTTTCGTACGGAGAAGTAGCCTGGGTGCATCCCCTCTTTTTGGCACTGGAGGCTATGGTCATCGGGGTAGTTGCTCATGTGTTTCTGGATTTTGCCGGCCGATACGCATCGGACAAAAAGGGGGCGCTTTTGGCGGGGGTCGCCTTTTTACTCCTTCTCTTCAAAATTCATGCGCTGTACGTGATTCTCATTGCATTTGTGTTAAGCATTTTGCTCTTCTTCAAATCCAAAGAAACCAATGCCGATCACCCGACAACCTTAAAAACAGACATCATCCCCGGCAAACTTTCTCACCGCCTTCTGGCTATTTTTGTTGTAGGGTCCGTATTTTTGGCTATTCTGCTCGTCGGTATTTTTGACCACAGCCTTTACGCGCAATTACTGTTTTCGATGTTCAAGGTGGGTGCTGTGGCGTTTGGGAGCGGATTTACCATCATGCCGCTGCTCCAGCAGGAAGCCGTCCTGTCGCACCACTGGCTAACCATGAAGCAGTTCGCCGACGGCATCGCCTTCGGGCAGATCACGCCGGGCCCCTTTTTGATTACCGCCACATTCATTGGCTACAAGGTTGCCGGATTGTGGGGCAGTGTTCTGGCAACGGTGGGCATGTTTTTCCCTTCCTTTTTCTACACAATTGTCATTACAGAAATCTACAACCGGATTAAGAACAGCCGCTGGATTCAGCTGGCTATTCGAGGCATTATGAGTGCATTTACCGGCATGATCTTTTTTGTAAC comes from Calditrichota bacterium and encodes:
- the chrA gene encoding chromate efflux transporter, which encodes MEINQKNKSKLPPKTSDSISTLRFGFAFFKIGLTAYGMAILQQIKALIIGNRWLTREQVDEGIAMVQFYPGPIMYNLATYCSYRLKGFGGAALATFLFILPSYLLILSLSWLYFSYGEVAWVHPLFLALEAMVIGVVAHVFLDFAGRYASDKKGALLAGVAFLLLLFKIHALYVILIAFVLSILLFFKSKETNADHPTTLKTDIIPGKLSHRLLAIFVVGSVFLAILLVGIFDHSLYAQLLFSMFKVGAVAFGSGFTIMPLLQQEAVLSHHWLTMKQFADGIAFGQITPGPFLITATFIGYKVAGLWGSVLATVGMFFPSFFYTIVITEIYNRIKNSRWIQLAIRGIMSAFTGMIFFVTLSLGRVSLVSPATYVWAVGAFLLVRYYKINLLWIFLIGIAAALGLYFCGFSLG